The following proteins are co-located in the Haloplanus sp. HW8-1 genome:
- a CDS encoding methyl-accepting chemotaxis protein, with protein MAIPLLDHIRERYGLKLAAALVAALLLTVAVGGVVSANASTQLREDVEHHMTDRTEQRSAQLDAWLTGLTTQARVASDHPALRSDDRAAVESYLDELVRDERAPPGVAAVHYVDATSGTIVTSSNDELVGVDARAQGAPFAQEDVSFEGSSDVLVTDPFRPNVVDFTTVAVATPVEGRSDRLLVYMVDFEAQVSQFAGASDAGRTVVVGEDGTIIAHPETDLIGTGAAETSTTVPDGGFDGATFVQRDGRAVAAAPMETTDWAVVVSEPASEAFAVQRGIVSGIVGLILVAVISLSLIGVTIGSRTSLSLRRLSGKAEAMATGDLDVDLTTGRTDEIGQLYWSFDQMRASLRERIDEAEEALDEAETARAEAEAARAEATRTNERLERTAETYGEVMQDVADGDFTRRIDVSDSNDAMATIGVAFNDMVSAIESTIREVKTFGAEVANAAEAVDRNAAEVKAASEEVNEAVAEIADGARTQTESLQEMTGEVNDLSASAEEIAATVDTVADTSEHAAEAGADGRAAAEAAVEELAGIEETTADTQTEVEALHDEMAEIGEIVDVISDIAEQTNLLALNASIEAAHANGEAGDADGFAVVADEVKNLAEETKESASEIEARIESVRERTEGVVEGTQETGQRVAEGVETVEGAIEALERIADYVEEIDTSIQGIADATDGQADSTERVVGSLDEVAAISKQTAEEATGVTDTASRQERTLAEVDDAADELTRRAARLREQLADFEVDSPGADAADGSSSAGAIGDGGHTEGERR; from the coding sequence ATGGCCATTCCCCTTCTGGATCATATACGAGAGCGGTACGGGCTGAAGTTGGCTGCCGCGCTCGTCGCAGCACTCCTCTTGACCGTCGCCGTCGGCGGTGTGGTGAGTGCCAACGCGTCGACCCAGTTGCGCGAGGACGTCGAACACCACATGACGGACCGAACGGAACAGCGCTCGGCACAGCTCGACGCGTGGCTCACCGGTCTGACGACCCAGGCCCGGGTGGCCTCGGACCACCCGGCACTCCGGAGCGACGACCGGGCGGCAGTCGAGTCGTATCTCGACGAACTGGTTCGGGACGAGCGGGCGCCGCCGGGCGTCGCCGCGGTCCACTACGTCGACGCCACGTCCGGCACCATCGTGACGAGTTCCAACGACGAACTCGTCGGTGTCGACGCGCGCGCCCAGGGCGCACCGTTCGCCCAGGAAGACGTGTCGTTCGAGGGGTCGAGTGACGTGTTGGTCACCGATCCGTTCCGCCCGAACGTCGTCGACTTCACGACTGTCGCCGTCGCGACGCCGGTCGAGGGGCGGTCGGATCGGTTGCTCGTCTACATGGTCGACTTCGAAGCGCAGGTGAGCCAGTTCGCCGGCGCGAGCGACGCCGGGCGGACGGTCGTCGTCGGCGAGGACGGGACGATCATCGCGCACCCGGAGACGGACCTGATCGGCACCGGGGCGGCGGAGACGTCGACGACCGTTCCCGACGGGGGGTTCGATGGGGCGACGTTCGTCCAGCGGGACGGCCGCGCCGTCGCAGCCGCGCCGATGGAGACGACCGACTGGGCGGTGGTCGTCTCGGAGCCAGCCTCCGAGGCCTTCGCCGTCCAGCGGGGGATCGTCTCCGGCATCGTCGGACTCATTCTCGTGGCCGTCATCTCGCTGTCGCTGATCGGCGTCACCATCGGCAGTCGGACCTCCCTGTCCCTGCGGCGTCTCTCCGGGAAGGCCGAGGCGATGGCGACGGGCGATCTGGACGTCGACCTGACGACCGGCCGAACCGACGAGATCGGACAGCTCTACTGGTCGTTCGATCAGATGCGTGCCTCGCTCCGAGAACGCATCGACGAGGCGGAGGAAGCGCTCGACGAGGCGGAGACGGCCCGCGCGGAGGCGGAGGCGGCCCGCGCGGAGGCGACCCGGACTAACGAACGCCTCGAACGCACCGCCGAGACCTACGGGGAGGTGATGCAAGACGTCGCGGACGGCGACTTCACCCGCCGGATCGACGTGAGCGACTCGAACGACGCGATGGCCACCATCGGAGTCGCGTTCAACGACATGGTTTCGGCCATCGAGTCGACGATCCGCGAGGTCAAGACCTTCGGCGCCGAGGTGGCCAACGCCGCCGAGGCAGTCGACCGGAACGCGGCCGAGGTCAAGGCGGCGAGCGAGGAAGTGAACGAGGCGGTCGCGGAGATCGCCGACGGGGCGCGCACACAGACCGAGAGTCTTCAGGAGATGACCGGGGAGGTAAACGATCTCTCGGCCAGCGCCGAAGAAATCGCGGCGACCGTCGATACGGTCGCGGACACCTCCGAACACGCCGCCGAGGCGGGTGCCGACGGCCGTGCCGCCGCCGAGGCGGCCGTCGAGGAACTCGCCGGGATCGAGGAGACGACGGCGGACACCCAGACCGAGGTGGAGGCACTCCACGACGAGATGGCCGAGATCGGCGAGATCGTGGACGTCATCTCCGACATCGCCGAGCAGACGAACCTGCTGGCGCTCAACGCTTCCATCGAGGCCGCTCACGCCAACGGCGAGGCCGGCGACGCCGACGGGTTCGCCGTCGTCGCCGACGAGGTCAAGAACCTCGCGGAGGAGACCAAAGAGTCCGCGAGCGAGATCGAGGCCCGCATCGAATCCGTCCGGGAGCGAACCGAAGGGGTAGTCGAAGGCACCCAGGAGACGGGCCAGCGCGTCGCCGAGGGCGTCGAGACCGTCGAGGGAGCCATCGAGGCGCTCGAACGTATCGCAGACTACGTCGAGGAGATCGACACGAGTATCCAGGGGATCGCCGACGCCACGGACGGCCAGGCCGACTCCACCGAGCGGGTGGTCGGGAGCCTCGACGAGGTGGCGGCCATCAGCAAGCAGACTGCCGAGGAGGCCACCGGCGTGACCGACACCGCCAGTCGACAGGAGCGGACCCTCGCCGAGGTGGACGACGCGGCCGACGAACTGACACGGCGGGCCGCCCGCCTGCGCGAACAACTCGCGGACTTCGAGGTCGATTCGCCAGGGGCCGACGCGGCGGACGGGAGTTCCTCGGCCGGTGCGATCGGTGACGGCGGCCACACGGAGGGGGAGCGCCGATGA
- the gnd gene encoding phosphogluconate dehydrogenase (NAD(+)-dependent, decarboxylating) — protein MELGVVGLGRMGQIVVERVLTEGHDVVAFDIDDEAVATAADAGAGTADSLSALADRLGDEKRIWLMVPAGDAVDAALDELEPHLSGADVVVDGGNSHFEDSVRRAESTPAAYLDCGTSGGPAGADLGFSLMVGGPEDAYETMRPVFDAVATGPDGHDRMGPAGAGHYVKMVHNGVEYALMQAYGEGFELLFEGRYDLDLEAVARTWNNGAVIRSWLLELCEEAFREEGSDLGDVADHVAGGSTGTWTVWEALEREVPVPLIHQALAERFASRRDRFSRRLANRLRYGFGRHEVARREE, from the coding sequence ATGGAACTCGGTGTGGTCGGACTGGGGCGGATGGGACAGATCGTCGTCGAACGCGTCCTCACGGAGGGACACGACGTCGTCGCGTTCGACATCGACGACGAAGCGGTGGCGACGGCCGCCGACGCTGGCGCGGGAACGGCCGACTCGCTGTCGGCGCTCGCGGACCGCCTCGGCGACGAGAAACGGATCTGGCTGATGGTGCCGGCGGGGGATGCGGTCGACGCCGCACTCGACGAACTCGAACCACACCTGTCGGGCGCGGACGTGGTCGTCGACGGCGGCAACTCCCACTTCGAGGACTCCGTCCGCCGCGCCGAGTCGACGCCGGCCGCCTACCTCGACTGCGGGACGAGCGGCGGGCCCGCGGGGGCCGACCTCGGCTTCTCGCTCATGGTCGGCGGACCCGAAGACGCCTACGAGACGATGCGTCCCGTCTTCGACGCCGTCGCGACCGGTCCCGACGGGCACGACCGGATGGGCCCCGCGGGCGCGGGCCACTACGTGAAGATGGTCCACAACGGCGTCGAGTACGCCCTGATGCAGGCCTACGGCGAGGGGTTCGAGCTACTCTTCGAGGGCCGGTACGACCTCGACCTCGAAGCGGTCGCACGGACGTGGAACAACGGCGCAGTGATCCGGTCGTGGCTGCTCGAACTCTGCGAGGAGGCGTTCCGCGAGGAGGGGAGCGATCTGGGCGACGTGGCGGACCACGTCGCCGGCGGGTCGACGGGGACGTGGACGGTTTGGGAGGCGCTGGAACGCGAGGTGCCGGTACCGCTGATCCACCAAGCGCTCGCCGAGCGGTTCGCCTCGCGCCGGGATCGGTTCTCGCGACGCCTCGCCAACCGTCTGCGCTACGGGTTCGGCCGCCACGAGGTCGCCCGCCGGGAGGAGTGA
- the coxB gene encoding cytochrome c oxidase subunit II, producing the protein MFPADRLPQGLLQSSLIPRGARSEIFQEIYVVFLVLGTAIGVVVVAYMLQKAYRYRAAADYTVDDRERPRVGELPTGGGGGRKLFVSLALSAVVVVSLITWTYFTLLYVEDPAPTETEEALEIEVVGHQFYWEFVYPDGRSVAGTLRVPEDRRVRLRVTSADVFHNFGVPELRAKADAIPGQRSETWFVAEETGTYRAHCYELCGAAHSYMDAEVRVMEPAAYRAWYANGSAEGGNASATAGVNATDRVRIGG; encoded by the coding sequence ATGTTCCCCGCCGATCGTCTCCCACAGGGGCTCTTACAGTCGTCGCTGATCCCGAGAGGCGCACGATCGGAGATCTTTCAGGAGATCTACGTCGTCTTTCTCGTGTTGGGGACGGCCATCGGCGTCGTCGTCGTCGCGTACATGCTGCAGAAGGCGTACCGGTATCGGGCGGCAGCGGACTACACGGTCGACGACCGCGAGCGGCCGCGGGTCGGCGAACTCCCGACGGGTGGCGGCGGCGGCCGAAAACTGTTCGTCTCGCTGGCTCTCAGCGCCGTCGTCGTCGTCTCGCTGATCACGTGGACCTACTTCACGCTCCTGTACGTCGAAGACCCAGCGCCGACGGAGACCGAGGAGGCACTGGAGATCGAGGTCGTCGGCCACCAGTTCTACTGGGAGTTCGTCTATCCCGACGGCCGTTCGGTGGCGGGAACCCTCCGCGTACCGGAGGATCGACGCGTCCGGTTGCGGGTGACCTCGGCGGACGTGTTCCACAACTTCGGCGTGCCGGAGTTGCGGGCGAAGGCCGACGCCATCCCCGGCCAGCGAAGCGAGACGTGGTTCGTGGCCGAGGAGACGGGGACGTACCGGGCGCACTGCTACGAACTCTGTGGGGCCGCCCACTCCTATATGGACGCCGAGGTGCGGGTGATGGAGCCGGCGGCCTACCGGGCGTGGTACGCGAACGGGAGCGCGGAGGGAGGGAACGCGAGCGCGACGGCGGGCGTGAACGCGACCGATCGCGTCCGTATCGGAGGGTAA
- a CDS encoding aminopeptidase, with the protein MDDRIRAHAETLVDWSARVDPGDDVVLRVAEDAHDLAVAVAAVLGDRGANLLATYGSDEMTRAYLRAHDGDFAPAEAERALYDRADVYLSLGGGRNTAATADVPGDVRGEHAHARAEVREARMATDWVSTVHPTRSLAQAAGMSYAAYRDFVYDAVLRDWESLAAEMAGLTEILDDGDEVRIVADGTDVTLPIEGRTAVNSAASVAYDSHNLPSGEVFTAPVGADGEVTFDVPITVQGTALRDASLVFESGEVVEFSAAAGEAALADLLDTDDGAKRLGELGIGMNRGITRPTDNVLFDEKMAGTVHLALGRAYDACLPDGQAGNGSAIHVDLITRMGEGSRLVVDGATIQRDGVFRWEEGFDGQ; encoded by the coding sequence ATGGACGACCGCATCCGCGCCCACGCCGAGACGCTCGTCGACTGGAGCGCCCGCGTCGATCCCGGTGACGACGTGGTGCTTCGCGTCGCCGAGGATGCTCACGACCTCGCCGTCGCTGTCGCGGCCGTCCTCGGCGACCGCGGGGCGAACCTACTGGCCACCTATGGCTCCGACGAGATGACCCGCGCGTATCTCCGCGCCCACGACGGCGACTTCGCCCCCGCCGAGGCCGAACGCGCACTCTACGACCGCGCCGACGTCTACCTCTCGCTCGGCGGCGGCCGGAACACCGCCGCGACGGCCGACGTCCCCGGCGACGTACGGGGGGAACACGCCCACGCTCGGGCGGAGGTCCGCGAGGCACGCATGGCGACCGACTGGGTGTCGACCGTCCACCCCACCCGCTCGCTCGCCCAGGCCGCCGGCATGTCCTACGCGGCCTATCGCGACTTCGTCTACGACGCCGTCCTCCGGGACTGGGAGAGCCTCGCCGCGGAGATGGCGGGGCTGACGGAGATCCTTGACGACGGCGACGAAGTCCGGATCGTCGCCGACGGCACCGACGTGACCCTCCCCATCGAGGGACGGACCGCCGTGAACAGCGCCGCCTCCGTCGCCTACGACTCCCACAACCTTCCCAGCGGCGAGGTGTTCACCGCCCCGGTCGGCGCCGATGGCGAGGTGACCTTCGACGTGCCCATCACGGTCCAGGGGACGGCGCTCCGTGACGCCAGCCTCGTCTTCGAGAGCGGCGAGGTGGTCGAGTTCTCGGCGGCGGCCGGCGAGGCGGCCCTCGCCGACCTACTCGACACCGACGACGGCGCGAAGCGACTCGGCGAACTCGGGATCGGCATGAATCGCGGCATCACCCGCCCCACCGACAACGTCCTCTTCGACGAGAAGATGGCCGGGACCGTCCATCTCGCTCTCGGTCGTGCCTACGACGCCTGCCTCCCGGACGGCCAGGCGGGCAACGGGAGCGCGATCCACGTCGACCTCATCACCCGGATGGGTGAGGGATCGCGCCTCGTCGTCGACGGCGCGACGATTCAGCGGGACGGCGTCTTCCGGTGGGAGGAGGGGTTCGACGGACAGTGA
- a CDS encoding nicotinate phosphoribosyltransferase, whose product MGSFDIVGPAAIRDGTATDAYFLRTEATLRHADRNPTVVAEVTADQFPDGEFELVAGVKDVATLLEGLDVDVDAMREGRLFDGGPVLRIEGPYLEFARFETSLLGFLSHASGIATAALEARRAAPDSTVLSFGARHVHPSMAAMVERSALLAGLDGFSHVAAGEVLGREAGGTMPHALLICFGRGNQEAGWRAFDEAVGPDVPRVALCDTYGDEVEEVLRAAEALGENLDGVRIDTTGSRRGDFRHILREVRWELDARGHDDVTLFASGGLGPARLRELRDVVDGFGVGGYVSNADPVDFALDIVEVGGEPAAKRGKLSGTKQVYRTPAGGHHIRLADREGPADGEPLLEPLIRDGEVVREFDLDAAAERALTDAATVGFGAD is encoded by the coding sequence ATGGGATCGTTCGACATCGTCGGCCCGGCGGCCATCCGCGACGGGACGGCGACCGACGCCTACTTTCTGCGGACCGAGGCGACGCTACGACACGCCGATCGGAACCCGACGGTCGTCGCCGAGGTGACTGCCGATCAGTTCCCGGACGGGGAGTTCGAACTGGTAGCGGGAGTGAAAGACGTCGCGACGCTGCTGGAGGGCCTCGACGTCGACGTCGACGCGATGCGGGAGGGGCGACTGTTCGACGGCGGCCCGGTCCTCCGCATCGAGGGACCGTACCTGGAGTTCGCCCGATTCGAGACGTCGCTGCTCGGCTTTCTCTCCCACGCGAGCGGCATCGCGACGGCGGCCCTAGAGGCGCGGCGGGCGGCACCGGACTCGACGGTGCTCTCTTTCGGCGCACGACACGTCCACCCCTCGATGGCGGCGATGGTCGAGCGGAGCGCGTTGCTCGCCGGGCTCGACGGCTTCTCTCACGTCGCCGCGGGCGAGGTGCTCGGCCGGGAGGCCGGCGGGACGATGCCCCACGCCCTGCTGATCTGTTTCGGGCGCGGGAACCAGGAGGCGGGGTGGCGGGCGTTCGACGAGGCGGTCGGGCCGGACGTGCCGCGGGTCGCGCTCTGTGACACCTACGGCGACGAGGTGGAGGAAGTGTTGCGCGCGGCCGAGGCGCTGGGCGAGAACCTCGACGGCGTTCGGATCGACACCACGGGGTCCCGCCGGGGTGACTTCCGTCACATCCTCCGGGAGGTACGCTGGGAACTCGACGCCCGCGGGCACGACGACGTGACCCTGTTCGCGAGCGGCGGCCTGGGCCCCGCCCGCCTCCGCGAACTCCGGGACGTGGTCGACGGCTTCGGCGTCGGTGGGTACGTCTCCAACGCGGACCCCGTGGACTTCGCGCTCGACATCGTCGAGGTCGGGGGAGAACCGGCGGCCAAGCGGGGAAAGCTCTCGGGGACGAAACAGGTCTATCGGACGCCGGCGGGCGGTCACCACATCCGTCTCGCGGATCGGGAGGGGCCGGCCGACGGGGAGCCGTTGCTCGAACCGTTGATCCGTGACGGGGAGGTCGTCCGGGAGTTCGACCTCGACGCGGCGGCCGAGCGGGCGCTGACGGACGCGGCAACGGTCGGATTCGGTGCGGACTAG
- a CDS encoding TIGR00296 family protein: MSEAQTVHLSYEDGARAVELAREAVEAYVLQGQREQPGSMRDAFYARTGSFVRITSTRGRGRLRGCAGAYRGNDQLGHAIVDAAITAASDDSCGSEVEPPELESLNISICVVCNHVLTNDPLADLELGTHGIAIDADGQHAWMYPTLPVENDWNEEQFLTHACRKAGLTPLAWQDDDTMITLFEGQVFRERPEGGSVEQL, from the coding sequence ATGTCAGAGGCGCAGACGGTACACCTTTCTTACGAGGATGGCGCCCGAGCGGTCGAACTGGCCCGCGAGGCCGTCGAAGCGTACGTGCTTCAGGGGCAGCGCGAACAGCCAGGGAGCATGCGCGACGCGTTCTACGCACGCACCGGGTCGTTCGTCCGGATCACGTCGACCCGCGGCCGCGGACGCCTCCGCGGCTGTGCCGGGGCCTATCGCGGGAACGACCAGCTCGGCCACGCCATCGTCGACGCCGCCATCACCGCTGCGTCGGACGACTCCTGTGGCTCCGAAGTCGAACCCCCCGAACTGGAGAGCCTCAACATCTCCATCTGTGTCGTCTGCAATCACGTCCTCACGAACGACCCGCTCGCCGACCTCGAACTCGGCACACACGGCATCGCCATCGACGCCGACGGTCAGCACGCCTGGATGTACCCCACGCTCCCGGTCGAAAACGACTGGAACGAAGAACAGTTTCTCACCCACGCCTGTCGGAAAGCCGGCCTCACACCGCTCGCCTGGCAGGACGACGACACCATGATCACGCTCTTCGAGGGACAGGTCTTCCGCGAGCGCCCCGAGGGCGGCAGCGTCGAACAGCTCTAG
- a CDS encoding bacteriorhodopsin translates to MIGSTATWAAIGAVGMALGTLPPLWGLGNDPERRTHYLVLAGVTGIAAVAYALMAFGIGDLVVSGRVVSLPRYVDWLLTTPLILLFLSLLGNTGRGSLTRLVVADVTLLVLGAVAVAVPGTVRWLAFAGGLAAFGVLVYELYARIPRLASFSSERARILFVTLRNLTIALWTLYPVVWVLAPSGIGLLTRDMTMLVVAYLDLISKAAFVALAVDGMDALADVDRGAAAAGAVTVERAPDADSGTAD, encoded by the coding sequence ATGATCGGCTCGACCGCGACGTGGGCCGCAATCGGCGCCGTCGGCATGGCGCTCGGCACCCTCCCGCCGCTGTGGGGGCTGGGGAACGATCCCGAGCGGCGCACCCACTACCTCGTCCTCGCCGGCGTGACCGGCATCGCGGCCGTGGCGTACGCGCTGATGGCGTTCGGGATCGGAGACCTCGTCGTCTCCGGACGGGTCGTCTCACTCCCGCGATACGTGGACTGGCTGCTCACGACCCCGCTCATTCTCCTCTTTCTCTCCCTCTTGGGGAACACCGGCCGTGGCTCGCTCACGCGACTCGTCGTCGCCGACGTGACGCTACTCGTCCTCGGCGCCGTCGCGGTCGCCGTACCCGGGACCGTCCGCTGGCTGGCGTTCGCCGGCGGTCTCGCCGCCTTCGGGGTGCTGGTGTACGAACTCTACGCCCGCATTCCCCGGCTAGCGTCGTTCTCCAGCGAGCGGGCGCGCATCCTCTTCGTCACGCTTCGCAACCTGACGATCGCGCTCTGGACGCTGTACCCCGTCGTCTGGGTCCTGGCGCCGTCGGGCATCGGCTTGCTCACCCGTGACATGACGATGCTGGTCGTCGCCTACCTCGACTTGATCAGCAAGGCGGCGTTCGTCGCGCTCGCAGTCGACGGCATGGACGCTCTCGCCGACGTCGACCGTGGCGCCGCCGCCGCCGGTGCCGTCACGGTCGAGCGCGCCCCGGACGCCGACTCGGGAACCGCCGACTGA
- a CDS encoding 2Fe-2S iron-sulfur cluster-binding protein: MVEVNLVGLSIGAALTLTAVALHLSKGTGWTPTTDISQEVLERRAESVPETEFPEPMNRAIGAGGGGAVAAGAVAGEEEGAELEGGAEAAEESGPWDVSDDEAETFEIEYAKEGDTIEVAENETVLEAGEDAGWDLPYACRQGQCVSCAGQITSGGNAEDYVVHDDQQMLDDNELGDGYTLTCVAYPKADFTIETGEAP; the protein is encoded by the coding sequence ATGGTCGAGGTAAATCTGGTGGGGCTGAGTATCGGCGCAGCCCTCACGCTCACGGCCGTCGCCCTGCATCTCTCGAAGGGGACGGGGTGGACGCCCACAACCGACATCAGCCAGGAGGTACTCGAGCGCCGGGCCGAGTCGGTGCCCGAGACGGAGTTCCCGGAACCGATGAACCGGGCCATCGGCGCCGGCGGCGGCGGTGCCGTCGCCGCGGGGGCCGTGGCGGGCGAGGAGGAGGGCGCCGAACTCGAAGGAGGCGCCGAGGCGGCCGAGGAGTCCGGTCCGTGGGACGTCTCGGACGACGAGGCCGAAACCTTCGAGATCGAGTACGCAAAGGAGGGGGACACCATCGAGGTGGCCGAGAACGAGACCGTCCTCGAAGCCGGCGAGGACGCCGGCTGGGACCTGCCCTACGCCTGCCGGCAGGGCCAGTGTGTCTCGTGTGCCGGCCAGATCACCTCCGGGGGGAACGCCGAGGACTACGTCGTCCACGACGATCAGCAGATGCTCGACGACAACGAACTCGGCGACGGCTACACCCTGACCTGCGTGGCCTACCCGAAGGCCGACTTCACGATCGAAACCGGCGAAGCGCCCTAG
- a CDS encoding DoxX family protein, with protein MRHARSRRVAAAALVAAAVATRPATAHVDYVTDGGGDGPTAVEFLTAVFSAPLNLVLLGAGGAGVAVATAGWLRYGDHLADVTVLRRTLRSYQPYLGWLLRLATGLPLMGAGFGGYLFSPAVPAEARLLQITLAFLLLFGLATRLAAAAGLVAYAVGLATHFPTLLLSSEYVAGFLGILVVGPGQPSADLLFRRLVLTDGTLASRFRDLTTPGDILAALGVQKAVAPLLIRLFLGFNFAYLGVTEKWLNPGRALEVVEKYQLTRVLPVAPEMWVFGAGLGELVVGLCILTGTFTRSAAGAGFLILTTTLFGLPDDPVLAHVTLFGLSSALLITGSGPVALDRSVIPRLRARFGTTPLTDDGPAAPSD; from the coding sequence ATGAGGCACGCCCGGTCACGCCGCGTCGCGGCGGCGGCGCTCGTCGCGGCGGCCGTCGCCACTCGTCCGGCCACGGCCCACGTCGACTACGTGACCGACGGGGGCGGCGACGGCCCGACCGCCGTCGAGTTCCTGACGGCCGTCTTCTCGGCCCCGCTCAACCTCGTTCTCCTCGGCGCCGGGGGCGCGGGAGTGGCCGTCGCGACGGCGGGGTGGCTCCGGTACGGTGACCACCTGGCGGACGTGACCGTGCTGCGGCGGACGCTCCGCTCGTACCAGCCGTATCTCGGCTGGCTGTTACGCCTCGCCACCGGCCTCCCGCTCATGGGCGCCGGGTTCGGGGGATATCTCTTCTCGCCTGCGGTGCCAGCCGAGGCGCGTCTCCTCCAGATTACGCTGGCGTTTCTCCTCCTCTTTGGCCTCGCGACCCGGCTGGCGGCGGCCGCGGGACTCGTGGCGTACGCCGTGGGGCTGGCGACGCACTTCCCGACGCTTCTCCTGAGTTCGGAGTACGTCGCGGGCTTTCTCGGCATTCTCGTCGTCGGTCCCGGACAGCCGAGCGCCGACCTCCTCTTCCGACGACTGGTGCTCACCGACGGCACGCTCGCCAGTCGGTTCCGCGACCTGACGACGCCGGGGGACATCCTCGCCGCACTCGGCGTCCAGAAAGCCGTTGCGCCCCTCCTCATCCGTCTCTTTCTCGGGTTCAACTTCGCCTACCTCGGCGTGACGGAGAAGTGGCTGAACCCCGGCCGGGCGCTCGAAGTCGTCGAGAAGTATCAGCTCACGCGTGTCCTGCCCGTCGCTCCCGAGATGTGGGTGTTCGGTGCCGGCCTCGGCGAACTCGTCGTCGGGCTCTGTATCCTCACCGGCACCTTCACGCGGAGCGCGGCCGGCGCGGGCTTTCTCATCCTCACGACCACGCTCTTTGGCCTCCCCGACGACCCGGTGCTCGCTCACGTCACCCTCTTCGGGCTCTCCTCGGCACTCCTGATCACGGGCAGTGGCCCGGTCGCGCTCGACCGGTCGGTGATCCCCCGCCTCCGGGCACGCTTCGGCACCACCCCGCTGACCGACGACGGGCCGGCCGCCCCGTCCGACTGA
- a CDS encoding glycerophosphodiester phosphodiesterase, with the protein MTAVVAHRGFAGVNPENTVAAVRAAAARADSVEVDVVACADGTPVVFHDARLDGRGESRGITDGTGAVADLPPETVTAATVGPSEETVPTLADLCGATAVPLDVELKRPDAVVRRGSIPPSDRDAARERWLPFVDRVLDALDDRSVRFSSFSEGALAAVRERDPDARLAALCRDYATGRELTDRYDADAIHPPLSAVRGADLDADCTVNVWTVRTWDEAVAAVEAGADGLIADYPGLERWLEA; encoded by the coding sequence GTGACCGCCGTCGTCGCCCACCGCGGCTTCGCGGGTGTCAACCCCGAGAACACCGTCGCAGCCGTCCGCGCGGCCGCCGCCCGCGCCGACAGCGTCGAGGTCGACGTGGTCGCCTGCGCCGACGGCACGCCCGTCGTCTTCCACGACGCCCGCCTCGACGGCCGCGGGGAGAGCCGCGGGATCACCGACGGGACGGGGGCGGTGGCGGACCTCCCGCCGGAGACGGTGACGGCCGCGACCGTCGGTCCGAGCGAGGAGACGGTGCCCACGCTCGCCGACCTCTGTGGGGCCACGGCGGTTCCGCTGGACGTGGAACTCAAGCGCCCCGACGCAGTGGTCCGTCGGGGGTCGATCCCGCCGTCGGACCGCGACGCCGCCCGGGAGCGGTGGCTGCCGTTCGTCGACCGCGTCCTCGATGCGCTCGACGACCGGTCGGTCCGCTTCTCGTCGTTCTCGGAGGGGGCGCTTGCGGCGGTCCGGGAGCGCGATCCGGACGCCCGTCTCGCGGCGCTCTGTCGTGACTACGCGACGGGGCGGGAACTCACCGATCGGTACGATGCCGACGCGATCCACCCGCCGCTGTCGGCCGTCCGCGGCGCCGACCTCGACGCCGACTGCACGGTCAACGTCTGGACGGTCCGGACGTGGGACGAGGCGGTCGCGGCGGTCGAGGCCGGCGCCGACGGCCTGATCGCGGACTATCCGGGGCTAGAGCGGTGGCTGGAGGCGTAG